Proteins encoded in a region of the Egibacteraceae bacterium genome:
- a CDS encoding LemA family protein, with the protein MTTTLIVALVVGGLLVGGLVLAYNGLVALRNAVENAWASIDVQLKRRYDLIPNLVETVKGYASHERETLDAVTRARAAAMAADNAADQARAENELSQALFNLRAVAEAYPDLKANRNFQQLQDELTNTEDRIAFARQGYNDAVRRYDTRRQSIPFNVVAALGSFGSYDYFEADPDSRSPVEVRF; encoded by the coding sequence ATGACCACCACGCTGATCGTCGCCCTCGTCGTCGGGGGGCTGCTCGTCGGGGGGTTGGTCCTCGCCTACAACGGGCTCGTCGCCCTGCGCAACGCCGTCGAGAACGCCTGGGCGAGCATCGACGTGCAGCTCAAGCGCCGCTACGACCTCATCCCCAACCTCGTCGAGACGGTGAAGGGCTACGCGAGCCACGAGCGGGAGACCCTGGACGCGGTCACCCGCGCACGCGCAGCGGCGATGGCCGCCGACAACGCCGCCGACCAGGCCCGGGCCGAGAACGAGCTCAGCCAGGCGCTGTTCAACCTCCGCGCCGTCGCCGAGGCGTACCCCGACCTCAAGGCGAACCGCAACTTCCAGCAGCTGCAGGACGAGCTCACCAACACCGAGGACCGCATCGCCTTCGCGCGCCAGGGCTACAACGACGCTGTCCGCCGCTACGACACCCGCCGCCAGTCCATCCCCTTCAACGTCGTCGCCGCGCTCGGCAGCTTCGGCTCCTACGACTACTTCGAGGCCGACCCCGACAGCCGCAGCCCGGTCGAGGTGCGCTTCTGA
- a CDS encoding transposase has protein sequence MTLGVAERQGDLLDEVTRHCDEAVPEGSVYALLHRERDNLFPDGMFADLFTSTGRRSVPPSIVATVMVLQKLGGLSDREACERFAFDVRWRYACGLGGWDAGQRASFAHTVLVDMRARLRDSNDPKRVFRATTDLAADAGLLGVKRALDSAPLFDAVATQDTVTLIRSAIRGLLRAAPAALAAAIRAALVRHDDYTAAGKPPCDWDDAAARELLVDELVGDGLAALGVVEQATTADPAVGEAAALLATVVGQDVEEGDDGVFRIARRVARDRVISTVDPDARHGHKTSARRYDGYKGHVAVDPDSEIITQTAVTPANVGDAEATQTLLAEFVAPSATTHDAAPAATTDDHDPPNNDHDPTNTGTPHADDDPAADTPDDSHDAAGDPDDGDDGAAGDGEGGGPRVYGDAAYGSGDNLEALRKMGATAMTKVAPATAPGGRFSKDRFDVDLQAGTVTCPAGQTVGLKVAANGNGTATFGGLCADCPLRAQCTASPAGRSVNVGPHEALLAAARARQADPDWQADYRANRPKVERKLAHLVRRGHGGRRARVRGRQRVAQDWDWNAAAHNIARLAMLGVRRNTTGWQAATA, from the coding sequence GTGACGTTGGGTGTGGCCGAGCGGCAAGGTGATCTCCTTGACGAGGTGACCCGGCACTGCGACGAGGCGGTGCCCGAAGGGTCGGTGTACGCGCTGTTGCATCGTGAGCGCGACAACCTGTTCCCTGACGGGATGTTCGCGGATCTGTTCACGTCCACGGGTCGGCGCAGCGTGCCGCCGTCGATCGTGGCCACGGTGATGGTGCTGCAAAAGCTCGGGGGGCTGTCGGACCGGGAGGCGTGCGAGCGGTTCGCGTTTGACGTGCGCTGGCGCTACGCCTGCGGGCTTGGCGGCTGGGACGCCGGCCAGCGGGCGTCGTTCGCGCACACGGTGCTGGTGGACATGCGCGCCCGGCTGCGCGACTCCAACGACCCCAAGCGGGTGTTTCGCGCGACCACCGATCTGGCCGCGGACGCGGGGCTGCTGGGGGTCAAGCGGGCGTTGGACTCCGCGCCGCTGTTCGACGCGGTCGCCACCCAGGACACGGTGACGCTGATCCGCTCGGCGATCCGGGGGCTGCTGCGCGCGGCGCCGGCGGCGTTGGCGGCCGCGATCCGGGCGGCGCTTGTCCGCCACGACGACTACACGGCGGCGGGCAAGCCGCCCTGCGACTGGGACGACGCGGCCGCCCGCGAGTTGCTGGTCGACGAGTTGGTGGGTGACGGGCTGGCCGCGCTGGGTGTGGTCGAGCAGGCCACCACCGCCGACCCGGCGGTGGGCGAGGCCGCCGCGCTGCTGGCCACCGTGGTCGGCCAGGACGTGGAGGAGGGCGACGACGGGGTGTTTCGCATCGCCCGGCGGGTCGCCCGCGACCGGGTGATCTCCACCGTGGACCCCGACGCCCGCCACGGCCACAAGACCAGCGCGCGCCGCTACGACGGCTACAAGGGCCACGTCGCGGTCGACCCCGACTCGGAGATCATCACCCAGACCGCGGTGACGCCGGCCAACGTCGGTGACGCCGAGGCCACCCAGACGCTGCTGGCCGAGTTCGTCGCCCCGTCGGCGACCACCCACGACGCCGCCCCCGCCGCGACCACCGACGACCACGACCCGCCCAACAACGACCACGACCCGACCAACACCGGCACGCCCCACGCCGACGACGACCCGGCCGCCGACACCCCTGACGACAGCCACGACGCCGCCGGCGACCCCGACGACGGTGACGATGGCGCCGCGGGCGACGGCGAGGGCGGCGGGCCGCGGGTGTACGGCGACGCCGCCTACGGCAGCGGGGACAACCTCGAGGCGCTGCGCAAGATGGGCGCCACCGCGATGACCAAGGTGGCCCCCGCGACCGCGCCGGGAGGGCGGTTCAGCAAGGACCGCTTCGACGTCGACCTGCAGGCCGGCACGGTCACCTGCCCAGCCGGGCAGACCGTCGGGCTGAAGGTCGCGGCCAACGGCAACGGCACCGCCACGTTCGGCGGGCTGTGCGCCGACTGCCCGCTGCGCGCCCAATGCACCGCCTCGCCCGCCGGCCGCAGCGTCAACGTCGGACCCCACGAGGCGCTGCTGGCCGCTGCACGCGCCCGCCAGGCCGACCCTGACTGGCAGGCCGACTACCGCGCCAACCGTCCCAAGGTCGAACGCAAGCTCGCTCACCTCGTCCGCCGCGGGCACGGCGGACGCCGCGCCCGCGTACGCGGCCGACAACGCGTGGCCCAAGACTGGGACTGGAACGCCGCCGCGCACAACATCGCACGCCTGGCCATGCTCGGCGTGCGCCGAAACACCACCGGCTGGCAGGCCGCCACCGCATGA
- a CDS encoding glycosyltransferase family 4 protein yields the protein MRIALVCPYDWLRHGGVRGHVENLAAHLAPRHTVRILAPASGAVPEEGVGHLVVPVGRPVPVPYNRSVAPVSPSPLAARRTLQALRSFRPDVVHVHEPLVPLVSAAASAFGPAPVVGTFHAWSDADRLYRFVAPVGRRVVRRLAARLAVSPSAQTFVGEALRLPLGSFQVVPNGVDVSAYADAEPFPELADPARPLLLFVGRLEPRKGLDVAIRAFLRVHAADPSVRLCVVGEGPERRRCQDMVPGSLRPHVLFVGAVPEAEKPRYLASADVLIAPNRGGESFGIVLLEAMAAGLPVVASNIPGFRGVVKDARQGRLVPPGDALAVADAVGTLLANAHLRRAMAAEGRRTAARYDLPVVGAEVEAVYRRVAGRP from the coding sequence ATGAGGATCGCGCTCGTCTGCCCCTACGACTGGCTGCGTCACGGTGGTGTGCGCGGCCACGTCGAGAACCTCGCGGCGCACCTCGCGCCGCGCCACACGGTGCGCATCCTCGCCCCCGCGTCCGGGGCCGTGCCCGAGGAGGGGGTCGGCCACCTCGTCGTCCCGGTCGGCCGACCGGTGCCCGTGCCCTACAACCGGTCGGTGGCGCCGGTGTCGCCCTCGCCCCTGGCCGCGCGGCGCACCCTCCAGGCGCTGCGGTCCTTCCGCCCCGACGTCGTCCACGTCCACGAGCCGCTCGTGCCGCTCGTGTCGGCGGCCGCGTCGGCCTTCGGGCCCGCACCGGTCGTCGGGACCTTCCACGCCTGGTCGGACGCCGACCGCCTCTACCGGTTCGTCGCCCCCGTCGGGCGGCGGGTCGTGCGGCGCCTGGCCGCCCGCCTCGCCGTCTCACCCTCGGCGCAGACCTTCGTCGGGGAGGCGCTGCGCCTGCCGCTCGGGTCCTTCCAGGTCGTGCCCAACGGTGTGGACGTCTCCGCCTACGCCGACGCCGAGCCGTTTCCCGAGCTCGCCGACCCGGCGCGCCCCCTGCTGCTGTTCGTCGGCCGGCTCGAGCCACGCAAGGGCCTCGACGTGGCGATCCGGGCGTTCCTGCGGGTGCACGCCGCGGACCCCTCGGTGCGGCTGTGCGTCGTGGGCGAGGGGCCCGAGCGCCGCCGGTGCCAGGACATGGTGCCCGGTTCCCTGCGCCCCCACGTGCTGTTCGTCGGGGCGGTGCCCGAGGCGGAAAAGCCCCGCTACCTCGCGAGCGCCGACGTCCTCATCGCACCCAACCGCGGGGGCGAGTCGTTCGGGATCGTGCTGCTCGAGGCGATGGCCGCGGGGCTGCCGGTCGTCGCGAGCAACATCCCGGGCTTCCGGGGGGTCGTGAAGGACGCCCGCCAGGGCCGCCTCGTGCCGCCGGGCGACGCCCTGGCGGTGGCGGACGCCGTCGGCACGCTGCTCGCCAACGCCCACCTGCGCCGCGCGATGGCCGCCGAGGGCCGGCGCACCGCCGCCCGCTACGACCTGCCGGTGGTCGGCGCCGAGGTCGAGGCGGTCTACCGGAGGGTCGCCGGCCGCCCCTAG